A stretch of Argiope bruennichi chromosome 10, qqArgBrue1.1, whole genome shotgun sequence DNA encodes these proteins:
- the LOC129988614 gene encoding uncharacterized protein LOC129988614, with product MRSGDLLVEVCTKKQAQQIIKMKALTTFPVTVTPHNSLNYTKGVITCGELFNVPIEEITHELKPQGVTHVRQITIRRDEQILPTKHFILTFHATKLPECIYAGYIRLPVQQYIPNPLRCFQCQRFGHSKINCRGTLTCARCAEKGHDSQQCKAQEKCVNCSGCHASYSKSCERWTLEKQITSLKFKENISYPEARRKILASTPKPGVSYASVVQKNFCKNCSCPNCTKTVIKAKTQEKIYDSDTEVSLTSTPEESKAVVNKPKPKSNKALKLRLSKRGLVPKEFSTKLKKTSLRSSVALGLANKGVAHKDLTTIFGGAPKNPEIISLHPSEEDEFEMSCDAAQPPNIVPRTSLIKRLP from the coding sequence ATGCGTTCAGGTGATTTGCTGGTGGAAGTTTGCAcgaaaaagcaagcccagcaaatcattaaaatgaaagctTTGACAACGTTCCCTGTAACAGTCACTCCTCACAATTCATTGAATTATACTAAGGGTGTGATCACATGCGGAGAACTGTTCAATGTTCCTATCGAAGAAATAACTCACGAACTCAAACCCCAAGGTGTAACGCACGTACGTCAAATTACCATTCGACGGGATGAGCAAATTTTACCAACGAAgcactttattttaactttccatGCTACAAAATTACCTGAATGCATATATGCGGGGTATATAAGACTGCCAGTTCAGCAATATATACCTAATCCTTTAAGATGCTTTCAGTGTCAGCGTTTTGGACATTCCAAAATTAACTGTCGTGGAACACTCACTTGCGCACGCTGTGCTGAGAAAGGCCACGACAGCCAGCAGTGCAAGGCGCAAGAAAAGTGCGTAAATTGCAGTGGTTGTCATGCCTCATACTCTAAGTCATGTGAACGCTGGACTCTAGAAAAGCAAATTACAAGTCTTAAATTTAAAGAGAACATATCTTATCCTGAAGCCAGACGGAAAATTTTGGCATCAACACCGAAACCTGGTGTGAGCTATGCATCCGTTgtgcaaaagaatttttgtaagaaCTGTAGTTGCCCAAACTGCACAAAAACAGTCATTAAAGCAAAAACCCAGGAAAAGATTTATGATTCTGACACTGAGGTATCTTTGACTAGTACTCCTGAAGAGAGTAAAGCTGTCGTAAATAAACCAAAACCAAAATCAAATAAAGCTCTGAAGCTAAGGCTCTCCAAACGTGGCCTGGTCCCTAAGGAGTTTTCTACAAAACTCAAAAAAACATCTCTACGCAGTTCTGTAGCTCTTGGACTTGCGAACAAAGGTGTTGCTCATAAAGACTTAACGACCATTTTTGGTGGCGCACCGAAAAATCCTGAAATCATCTCACTCCACCCATCTGAGGaggatgaatttgaaatgagttgcgatgctGCGCAACCTCCAAACATTGTCCCCAGAACTTCTCTTATTAAAAGGCTTCCTTAA